In Streptomyces qaidamensis, one DNA window encodes the following:
- a CDS encoding HEAT repeat domain-containing protein → MAFLLRESAQPDPERRAAALKGLGRIGRAEHARVLAGAADHPDPAVRAAAALGLGRLGVPEAGEEALPLLMGDADPGVRRRASVAVTRLGLGGPAVTRAFACLLSDPDHLERWTEAGGSLPPPTARRPAAGWRLSSRTLATPAPGRRPARRRTGHRPAVSRSARKTLAPAIFVHVRSCAVCRPPARYTLDPCAW, encoded by the coding sequence ATCGCCTTTCTCCTGCGGGAGTCGGCGCAGCCGGATCCGGAGCGGCGTGCCGCGGCGTTGAAGGGACTGGGGAGGATCGGCCGGGCCGAGCACGCCCGCGTGCTCGCCGGAGCGGCCGACCACCCCGACCCGGCCGTGCGCGCGGCCGCCGCTCTGGGTCTCGGCCGGCTCGGCGTTCCGGAGGCCGGCGAGGAGGCGTTGCCCCTCCTGATGGGCGACGCGGATCCGGGCGTACGGCGCAGGGCCTCGGTCGCCGTCACGCGGCTCGGACTCGGCGGACCCGCCGTCACCCGGGCCTTCGCCTGCCTGCTGTCCGATCCGGACCATCTCGAACGCTGGACGGAGGCCGGTGGTTCGCTGCCCCCCCCGACGGCGAGACGGCCCGCGGCCGGCTGGAGGCTCTCATCGAGGACGCTCGCCACGCCTGCGCCAGGCCGCCGCCCGGCTCGTCGGCGCACTGGACACCGGCCCGCCGTGAGCAGATCCGCCCGGAAGACACTCGCACCGGCGATTTTCGTCCACGTGCGGTCATGCGCCGTGTGTCGCCCTCCCGCCCGGTACACACTGGACCCATGCGCGTGGTGA
- a CDS encoding trypsin-like serine peptidase produces the protein MIGRPRSPRPSGGGTPVRRSVLGALAGIAALLATGVTAAPASAAPDPNVTTFSAQERALAFWTPQRMREATPLDLLSVDRSDVRAPAPRPGKATVVAPSAPASAAGPLAFPHGGGPWSGGGAVAKTAGRVFFSYQGRTASCSGNAVTSANKSTVITAGHCVKMEGAWHTNWVFVPGYHDGQRPYGTWAASKTLSTPQWTASEDINYDIGAAVVAPLDGKKLTDVVGGQGLAFNTGYNKAMYSFGFPAAAPYDGEKFIYCSGTTTRDFLLSNDHGLTCNMTGGSSGGPWFTQFSEATGTGLQSSVNSFKYNFFPNSMYGPYFGADAQNLYQSAQSS, from the coding sequence GTGATAGGCCGACCCCGCAGCCCCCGTCCGTCCGGTGGTGGCACCCCCGTCCGCCGCTCCGTCCTCGGCGCGCTCGCCGGCATCGCCGCACTCCTGGCGACCGGCGTCACCGCCGCACCGGCGAGCGCCGCACCGGACCCCAACGTGACGACCTTCTCGGCGCAGGAACGTGCCCTGGCCTTCTGGACCCCCCAGCGGATGCGCGAGGCCACCCCGCTCGACCTCCTCTCCGTCGACCGCTCCGACGTACGGGCACCGGCGCCGCGCCCGGGCAAGGCGACGGTCGTCGCCCCCAGCGCGCCCGCCTCCGCCGCGGGCCCCCTGGCCTTCCCGCACGGCGGCGGCCCCTGGTCCGGCGGGGGAGCGGTGGCCAAGACCGCGGGGCGGGTGTTCTTCAGCTACCAGGGCCGCACCGCGTCCTGCTCCGGCAACGCCGTCACCAGCGCCAACAAGAGCACCGTGATCACCGCGGGCCACTGCGTGAAGATGGAGGGCGCCTGGCACACCAACTGGGTCTTCGTACCCGGCTACCACGACGGGCAGCGCCCGTACGGCACCTGGGCCGCGTCCAAGACCCTGTCCACGCCGCAGTGGACGGCCAGTGAGGACATCAACTACGACATCGGCGCGGCCGTGGTCGCCCCGCTGGACGGGAAGAAGCTGACCGACGTCGTCGGCGGGCAGGGCCTGGCCTTCAACACCGGCTACAACAAGGCCATGTACTCCTTCGGCTTCCCGGCAGCAGCGCCGTACGACGGCGAGAAGTTCATCTACTGCAGCGGCACCACGACCCGCGACTTCCTGCTGTCCAACGACCACGGTCTCACCTGCAACATGACCGGCGGCTCCAGTGGAGGCCCCTGGTTCACTCAGTTCAGCGAGGCCACCGGGACCGGCCTGCAGTCCTCGGTGAACAGCTTCAAGTACAACTTCTTCCCCAACTCCATGTACGGCCCGTACTTCGGTGCGGACGCCCAGAACCTGTACCAGAGCGCCCAGTCGTCCTGA
- a CDS encoding SRPBCC family protein, with product MSTIKETVEVDVPVHTAYNQWTQFEEFPNFMEGVEEVRQLDDRHSHWTTKIGGVRREFDTEIVDQLADERVTWRTTSGDTHQRGSVRFERLDDTHTRVELVLDVEPSGAVEKAADMMGAIDRRVKGDMKRFKQYIEERGVESGAWRGRVQPGGPSGAGPIL from the coding sequence ATGAGCACCATCAAGGAAACGGTGGAAGTCGACGTCCCCGTCCACACCGCCTACAACCAGTGGACGCAGTTCGAGGAGTTCCCGAACTTCATGGAGGGCGTCGAGGAGGTCAGGCAGCTGGACGACCGCCACAGCCACTGGACGACCAAGATCGGTGGGGTACGGCGCGAATTCGACACCGAGATCGTCGACCAGCTGGCCGACGAGCGGGTCACATGGCGCACGACCAGCGGAGACACGCACCAGAGGGGCTCCGTCCGTTTCGAGCGCCTCGACGACACCCACACCAGGGTGGAGCTCGTCTTGGACGTCGAGCCCAGCGGAGCCGTGGAGAAGGCCGCGGACATGATGGGCGCGATCGACCGCCGGGTGAAGGGCGACATGAAGCGCTTCAAGCAGTACATCGAGGAGCGCGGAGTCGAATCCGGCGCCTGGCGCGGGCGCGTCCAGCCGGGCGGCCCCAGCGGCGCCGGCCCCATCCTCTGA
- a CDS encoding zinc-ribbon domain-containing protein — protein sequence MIIFGTKGYLYQLAILTLVCGQCGNPAAHTLRKRITKFTLFFVPLFPISTKYLTQCTFCGAEQKVTKEQAEQLQTQSTNGPSGQAHGQPQQHDRF from the coding sequence GTGATCATCTTCGGCACCAAGGGCTACCTGTACCAGCTGGCGATACTGACGCTGGTGTGCGGTCAGTGCGGGAACCCCGCCGCTCACACGCTCAGGAAGCGCATCACGAAGTTCACCCTGTTCTTCGTCCCACTGTTCCCGATCTCCACGAAGTACCTGACGCAATGCACCTTCTGCGGAGCGGAACAGAAGGTGACCAAGGAGCAGGCGGAGCAGCTCCAGACCCAGAGCACGAACGGCCCGAGCGGCCAGGCGCACGGGCAGCCGCAGCAGCACGACCGGTTCTGA
- a CDS encoding DUF5949 family protein: MTSISPETQSVPTDDLGSLVVQSWRGTTPDGDVPYLLACSLGDGANGPEGTSKAIEQLLLSAGLPLGEGLVHAAQRPSLPVSLLVVPGSAVLTVQHLKSQFVPPETWLEAVGELGHAYLIFTTRPWPQGAEPGDVGTLAAFTSDEEAMASAAHVVLPARSLRS; encoded by the coding sequence GTGACCTCGATCTCACCCGAAACGCAGTCCGTGCCCACCGACGACCTGGGCTCCCTGGTCGTCCAGTCCTGGCGGGGCACGACCCCCGACGGAGACGTCCCCTACCTCCTGGCCTGCTCCCTCGGAGACGGCGCCAACGGCCCGGAGGGCACGTCGAAGGCCATCGAGCAGCTGCTGCTGAGCGCCGGGCTGCCCCTGGGCGAGGGCCTCGTCCACGCGGCCCAGCGGCCCAGCCTGCCGGTGAGCCTGCTCGTCGTGCCCGGGTCGGCCGTCCTCACCGTGCAGCACCTGAAGTCGCAGTTCGTCCCGCCGGAGACCTGGCTGGAGGCGGTGGGCGAACTCGGCCACGCCTACCTCATCTTCACCACCCGGCCGTGGCCGCAGGGCGCCGAGCCCGGTGACGTCGGGACGCTCGCCGCCTTCACCTCCGACGAAGAGGCGATGGCCTCGGCGGCACATGTCGTCCTGCCCGCCCGCAGCCTGCGCAGCTGA
- the pgm gene encoding phosphoglucomutase (alpha-D-glucose-1,6-bisphosphate-dependent) yields the protein MQHERAGSPAGPEDLVDVARLVTAYYARRPDLDDPGQRVTFGTSGHRGSSLAAAFNDDHIAATSQAICEYRAGQGIDGPLFLGADTHALSEPARVTALEVFAANEVTVLIDDADGYTPTPAVSHAILTHNRGRTTGLADGVVVTPSHNPPADGGFKYNPPSGGPAASDATSWIQDRANEIIRGGLKDVRRVPHARALAAPTTGRYDFLGTYVADLPGVLDLDAIRAAGVRIGADPLGGASVAYWGRIAEQHGLDLTVVNPYTDPTWRFMTLDWDGKIRMDCSSPYAMASLIEQRDRFQISTGNDADADRHGIVTPDAGLMNPNHYLAVAISYLYAHRDQWPAATGIGKTLVSSAMIDRVAADLGRELVEVPVGFKWFVDGLAGGTIGFGGEESAGASFLRRDGSVWTTDKDGILLALLASEITAVTGKTPSEHYAALTARFGEPAYARIDAPASREEKALLAKLSPAQVSADTLAGDAVTAVLTEAPGNGAAIGGIKVTTDNAWFAARPSGTEDVYKIYAESFLGPDHLGRVQEEAKSVVLTALSA from the coding sequence ATGCAGCACGAGCGAGCGGGAAGTCCGGCCGGACCCGAGGATCTCGTCGATGTCGCTCGGCTGGTCACCGCGTACTACGCGCGCCGCCCCGACCTGGATGATCCGGGCCAGCGCGTCACGTTCGGGACCTCCGGACACCGCGGATCGTCTCTGGCAGCCGCGTTCAACGACGACCACATCGCCGCGACCAGCCAGGCCATCTGCGAGTACCGCGCCGGTCAGGGCATCGACGGCCCGCTCTTCCTGGGCGCGGACACCCACGCCCTGTCGGAGCCCGCGCGCGTGACCGCCCTGGAGGTGTTCGCCGCCAACGAGGTGACCGTGCTGATCGACGATGCGGACGGCTACACGCCGACCCCGGCCGTCTCGCACGCCATCCTCACCCACAACCGGGGCCGCACCACCGGTCTCGCGGACGGCGTCGTCGTCACGCCCTCCCACAACCCGCCCGCCGACGGCGGGTTCAAGTACAACCCGCCCAGCGGCGGCCCCGCCGCCTCCGACGCGACCTCCTGGATCCAGGACCGGGCCAACGAGATCATCCGGGGCGGCCTGAAGGACGTACGGCGCGTCCCCCACGCCCGGGCCCTCGCGGCCCCCACCACCGGCCGCTACGACTTCCTCGGCACCTACGTCGCCGACCTGCCCGGCGTGCTCGACCTGGACGCGATCCGCGCGGCCGGTGTCCGTATCGGGGCCGACCCGCTCGGCGGCGCGTCGGTCGCCTACTGGGGCCGCATCGCCGAACAGCACGGCCTCGATCTCACCGTGGTCAATCCGTACACCGACCCCACCTGGCGGTTCATGACGCTGGACTGGGACGGCAAGATCCGCATGGACTGCTCGTCGCCGTACGCGATGGCCTCGCTCATCGAGCAGCGCGACCGCTTCCAGATCTCCACGGGCAACGACGCCGACGCCGACCGGCACGGCATCGTCACCCCGGACGCCGGCCTGATGAACCCCAACCACTATCTGGCCGTCGCCATCTCCTACCTCTACGCCCACCGCGACCAATGGCCGGCCGCCACCGGCATCGGCAAGACCCTGGTCTCCTCCGCCATGATCGACCGGGTCGCCGCCGACCTGGGCCGCGAGCTGGTCGAGGTGCCCGTCGGCTTCAAGTGGTTCGTGGACGGACTGGCGGGCGGCACCATCGGCTTCGGCGGGGAGGAGTCGGCCGGGGCGTCCTTCCTGCGCCGGGACGGCTCCGTGTGGACCACCGACAAGGACGGCATCCTGCTCGCCCTGCTCGCCTCCGAGATCACGGCGGTCACCGGGAAGACCCCCTCCGAGCACTACGCGGCCCTCACGGCCCGCTTCGGCGAACCGGCGTACGCGCGCATCGACGCCCCCGCCTCCCGCGAGGAGAAGGCCCTGCTCGCCAAGCTCTCCCCGGCCCAGGTCAGCGCCGACACCCTGGCCGGGGACGCGGTCACGGCGGTGCTCACCGAGGCCCCGGGGAACGGCGCGGCCATCGGCGGCATCAAGGTGACCACGGACAACGCCTGGTTCGCGGCCCGCCCCTCGGGCACCGAGGACGTCTACAAGATCTACGCGGAGTCGTTCCTCGGCCCCGACCACCTCGGCCGGGTCCAGGAAGAGGCCAAGTCCGTGGTGCTGACGGCCCTCTCCGCCTGA